Sequence from the Pararhizobium gei genome:
CATGACACGGCCTGAATGATCCAACACGGGATCTTTGGTCGCGGTGCAGAAATCGGATTGTTTCAGGGCCCGGTGGTCGAGCCAGACGATCGTATCCCATCGGGGATCGCCTCTCCGGTTGACCGACAGGGGCGCGCCCTGCCTGTCGCGCAGGACGAGCGAGCAGGTGGCGTCGAAACCGATAGCGACAATGGCATCGGCTGGCACACCGGCTTTGGCGCGCGCCGTCTTGACGGCTATGCACACAGCCGACCAGATATCTTCGGAGTCATGCTCGGCATGGTTTTCTTCCGGCCGGTTCATCGCGATCGGATAATCCGCGCGGGCCAGCTGTTGACCGTGCTTGTTGAAAATGCCCGCACGGGCGCTGCCGGTTCCCACATCGACAGCAACGATCAGATCACGCATCAAGCCCAGAGGCCCCGTCTCTTTGTTGCCTGCGCACAAGATGGATCAATTCCCGCATGTCGTCAAACAGCACATCCGGCGCAAGCTGCTTTAACACCGCGATATGCCGTTTCGAGCGCGCATGCGAGGCGCCTGCGAAGGCGAAGACGCGCATGCCGGCGGCCTTGGCAGCCTTAATTCCTGCAGGGCTATCCTCTATGACGATGCAGTTCTCCGGTGGAGTGGCCATCTCGGCGGCAGCGTGAAGAAAGAGGTCGGGGGCCGGCTTGCCATGCTCGACCATGGTCGAACTGAAAAGATGCGGTTCCAGCCTGCCAATCAATCCCGTTATCGTGAGGGACAGACGGATGCGCTCCATCTGGCTGGAGGAGGCGACGCAACGGGGAATATCGAGCTGGTCGAGCGCCGTCGCGATACCCGCGACGGGCTGTAATTCCTGCCGGAAGCGCTGGTAGAGATCGACGCGCATCTGCTCGAGGAATTCTCCATTCACCGCAAGCCCGTAGTCGTCGTGCAGAATATCCGACATCGTCTTCAGGCTCTTGCCGAGAAAGCGCTCTGTCGCCTCCTCCGCATCCATATCGACGCCGGCACCGCGCAATACCCTGATGAGAACGTCGATGGACAGAGGCTCGCTGTCGACGAGTACCCCGTCGCAATCAAAGATAACCAGTTTGGCCGGGTGGATGCTTGTCATCGTGAAGCCGCGGCGCCCGTTTCGAAACCATCGCTTGTCAGAACAGCCGGATAAACTGGAAAAGCGGCCGTCATGTCATTCACGCCCCCAGTTCGCCGTCGAGATAGAGCTGCAGCGTCGCCCGCGTTCCCTTATCCCGTAGCGTCTTCAAGGCATGGGCAAAACGTTGGCGAAACAGCTCGGATTGCGCAACTTCGCCGAAAATATCCGACAGCGCAAGAAAGGCCATCGGGTCATCCCTGGTTTTCAGTGCAGCGGCCTGCAACCGCTCGGCGTTGGCATCGTTGAAGATGATCGGTTTGCCGCTGTCGCTCATGCCTTCGAAATACCGGCACCAGAGCGCCGAGACCAGCGACAGTCCCACGACGTCAAGGTTCTGGCGAAGCCGGTCGAGTGTCGATGGCAGAATGAATTTCGGTTGCCGGTTCGATCCGTCCTGCGCCAGCCGGGGAATGGTGTCGGCGATCTTCGGGTTGAAGAGCCGGGTCTCGACCTGCTTGTAGTAAGCCTTAAGGTCAGTGTCCGGCACCGGCGGCACGATGGGGATGATCTCATCGTTTTCGAGTTTCTCCAGGAAAGCCTGGATGATCGGCTCCTGCATCGCCTCATGCACGAAATGGATATCAAGCAAGGCGGCCGGATACGCGATTGCCGCGTGCCCCCCATTGAGGATGCGGATTTTCATATGCTCATAGGGCGCGACATCGGGTACGAACTGCACACCGACCGTCTCCAGCGCCGGGCGGCCGGCCGGAAAATGGTCTTCCAGCACCCATTGCTTGAATTCCTCGCAAAAGACCGGCCAGTTGTCGTCGATTTCATACTCAGTCGCCACGATACCGATTTCTCGCGGTCCCGTTGCCGGTGTAATCCTATCGACCATCCCGTTCGGAAAGGCGACATTGGCGTCGATCCACGCCGCAAGCTCCGGATCCGACAAGCGGGCCAGCCCGAAGATGGCAGCATGCGTGACTTCGCCATTGCCGGGAATGTTGTCGCAGGACATTACGGTAAACGGAACGATCCCGTTGTCCCTGCGTGCTTTGAGACCGGCAATGATCAGGCCGAAAACGGTTTTCGGATCGTCCGGATTTTCGCTGTCTGCGACGATTGCCGGATGCTTCGGGTTAAATGCTCCCGACGCCGGATCGATGAAGTAGCCGCCTTCGGTGATCGTCAGCGAAACGATGCGGATGGCAGGGTCGGCGAGCCGTTCAATCGTTGCGGCCGCCTGTCCGGGCCGCAGATAATCGATCATCGGTCCCGTGACCCGGGCTGCACTCCTGTTGTTGTCCTGCTCGACAACCGTCGTCAGGAAATCCTGTTCGGCAAGCTTCGTCCGCATCGCTTCATCGGACGGCAATACCCCGGCGCCGACAATCGCCCAGTCCAGTTCCTTGCCTGTATTAAAGAGATCGTCGAGATAGACAGCCTGATGGGCGCGGTGAAAATTGCCGACGCCGAAATGCACGATGCCGGCGGTCAGCGCTGCCCGGTCATAGGCGGGAATGGCGGCTGTCGCCTTGACGGCGTCGAGCGTGGCGAGCGAGAGCTTGGTGGTCATGTCTTCAATCCTTTCGCGAGCCTCGATCAGCTCATTCAGTTGCCGCCATCGACATTATAGGTCTGGGCGACGATATAGTCAGCTTCCTGCGAGGTTAGGAACACAGCCATGCCAGTGAGATGCCACGCCCTGCCCATCCGTCCAAAGGGAACGTCGGCATCGATCGGCCTCCCTGCAACCACATCATCGGATCGCCAATCCCTTGTCGTTGAACCGATGGATGCGATCGGCATCCGGGGTGAGAAAGACCTTGTCGCCATGGTCGACAGGCACGTCACCGCTCGTTCGAACTGTGACCATGCCGATCCCCTCGACATGCACGTGAAGGAAGGTGTCGGAGCCTAGATGTTCGGCGACCCCGACCACGCCGGCAAAACTGCCGCTGTCCTTGGACAGTTTGATGTGCTCCGGCCGGAATCCGATCGTATGGGCGCTGTAGGGGGCGGCCATCTGGCCGGTGGCGAAGTTCATGCGCGGCGAGCCGATGAAGCCAGCGACGAAGAGATTATCCGGCTTGTTGTAAAGGTCGAGCGGCGAGCCGACCTGCTCGACATTGCCGGCATTGAGCACGACGATCTTGTCGGCCATGGTCATGGCTTCGACCTGATCGTGGGTCACATAAATCATTGTGGTTTTGAGCTGATGGTGCAACTCGCTGATTTCGAGCCGCATCGTACCGCGCAGCGAGGCGTCGAGATTGGACAGCGGCTCGTCGAACAGGAAGGCTGAAGGTTCGCGTACGATGGCGCGGCCGATCGCGACGCGCTGGCGCTGACCGCCGGAAAGCTGACCCGGCCGTCGGTCGAGGTAATTGGTGAGGTTAAGTACCCGCGCGGCCTCCGTCACTTTCTTGTCGATGGCGGCCGGATCCATCTTGGCCATTTTCAGCGGAAAGGCGATATTGTTGCGCACCGACATATGCGGATAGAGCGCATAGGACTGGAATACCATCGCCAGCCCACGCTTGGCCGGCGCCTCCCCCGTCACGTCGCGGCCATCGATGTCGATGGTGCCGCTCGTGGTGTCCTCGAGACCGGCGATCAGGCGCAGCAGGGTCGACTTGCCGCAGCCCGACGGCCCGACAAATACGACGAACTCGCCGTCCTCGATCACCAGATCGATACCCGGAATGACCTGCGTCGCGCCGAAGGACTTATTGACTTTCTTGAGTGTGATATTGCCCATGCTGGCCTCCCGGTCGTTTCTTTAAGTTCTTGATTTACTTGACGGCACCGAAAGTCAGTCCGCGCACGAGCTGTTTCTGGCTGAACCAGCCCATGATCAGGATGGGTGCGATGGCGAGCGTCGAGGCTGCGGAAAGCTTGGCCCAGAACAGTCCTTGCGGACTGGAGAAGGAACTGATGAAGGCTGTGAGCGGTGCGGCGTTGGTGGCCGTCAGGCGGATCGTCCAGAAGGCCTCGTTCCAGGCAAGGATGATGTTGAGCAGCATGGTGGACGCGATGCCCGGCACCGCCATCGGCGTCAGCACATAGACGATCTCGTTCCACAAAGAGGCGCCATCCATCCGGGCAGCTTCGAGGATCTCGCCGGGAATTTCGCGAAAATACGTATAGAGCATCCAGACGACGATCGGCAGGTTGATCATGGTCAGCATGAAGGTGAGACCGATGCGGCTATCCAGCAGACCGAAGTTGCGGAAGATCAGGTACATCGGAAACAGAACGGCGACGGCCGGCATCATCTTGGTGGAGAGCATCCACATCAGGATGTCCTTGGTCCGCTTTGTCGGCGAGAACGCCATCGACCAGGCGGCCGGCACGGCGATCAGCAGAGCGATGACGGTCGAGCCCAAGGACAGGATGACCGAGTTCATGAACGGCTTTAAGTAATTGTACTGGTCCTGCACCGCGCCATAGCTTTCCAGGGTCCAGGACGGGACCATGTCGAAGCCGGCGATCGCCTCCGTTTCGGATTTGAACGAGGTGATGATCGTGTAGAGGATCGGGAAGAAGATG
This genomic interval carries:
- a CDS encoding HAD family hydrolase; protein product: MTSIHPAKLVIFDCDGVLVDSEPLSIDVLIRVLRGAGVDMDAEEATERFLGKSLKTMSDILHDDYGLAVNGEFLEQMRVDLYQRFRQELQPVAGIATALDQLDIPRCVASSSQMERIRLSLTITGLIGRLEPHLFSSTMVEHGKPAPDLFLHAAAEMATPPENCIVIEDSPAGIKAAKAAGMRVFAFAGASHARSKRHIAVLKQLAPDVLFDDMRELIHLVRRQQRDGASGLDA
- a CDS encoding mannitol dehydrogenase family protein; the encoded protein is MTTKLSLATLDAVKATAAIPAYDRAALTAGIVHFGVGNFHRAHQAVYLDDLFNTGKELDWAIVGAGVLPSDEAMRTKLAEQDFLTTVVEQDNNRSAARVTGPMIDYLRPGQAAATIERLADPAIRIVSLTITEGGYFIDPASGAFNPKHPAIVADSENPDDPKTVFGLIIAGLKARRDNGIVPFTVMSCDNIPGNGEVTHAAIFGLARLSDPELAAWIDANVAFPNGMVDRITPATGPREIGIVATEYEIDDNWPVFCEEFKQWVLEDHFPAGRPALETVGVQFVPDVAPYEHMKIRILNGGHAAIAYPAALLDIHFVHEAMQEPIIQAFLEKLENDEIIPIVPPVPDTDLKAYYKQVETRLFNPKIADTIPRLAQDGSNRQPKFILPSTLDRLRQNLDVVGLSLVSALWCRYFEGMSDSGKPIIFNDANAERLQAAALKTRDDPMAFLALSDIFGEVAQSELFRQRFAHALKTLRDKGTRATLQLYLDGELGA
- a CDS encoding ABC transporter ATP-binding protein, with the translated sequence MGNITLKKVNKSFGATQVIPGIDLVIEDGEFVVFVGPSGCGKSTLLRLIAGLEDTTSGTIDIDGRDVTGEAPAKRGLAMVFQSYALYPHMSVRNNIAFPLKMAKMDPAAIDKKVTEAARVLNLTNYLDRRPGQLSGGQRQRVAIGRAIVREPSAFLFDEPLSNLDASLRGTMRLEISELHHQLKTTMIYVTHDQVEAMTMADKIVVLNAGNVEQVGSPLDLYNKPDNLFVAGFIGSPRMNFATGQMAAPYSAHTIGFRPEHIKLSKDSGSFAGVVGVAEHLGSDTFLHVHVEGIGMVTVRTSGDVPVDHGDKVFLTPDADRIHRFNDKGLAIR
- a CDS encoding carbohydrate ABC transporter permease, whose product is MARAISTKRKVFFTVAAWVVALIIFFPILYTIITSFKSETEAIAGFDMVPSWTLESYGAVQDQYNYLKPFMNSVILSLGSTVIALLIAVPAAWSMAFSPTKRTKDILMWMLSTKMMPAVAVLFPMYLIFRNFGLLDSRIGLTFMLTMINLPIVVWMLYTYFREIPGEILEAARMDGASLWNEIVYVLTPMAVPGIASTMLLNIILAWNEAFWTIRLTATNAAPLTAFISSFSSPQGLFWAKLSAASTLAIAPILIMGWFSQKQLVRGLTFGAVK